The DNA sequence TGGAACTAATGACTTGACACAATATTTACTAGCAGCAGATAGATTAAGTCATGAAGTTGCAAATGTATATACAAATTATCATCCAGCAGTTCTCAGGATAATAAATTCTGTAGCAGAAATTGCAATAAAAAATGGAAAAAAAATTAGTATTTGTGGTGAAATGGGTGGAGAATCTATGGGAGTTTTGGCATTTTTAAGTTTTGGAATAACAGAATTTAGTATGCTACCATCTTTAATTCCCAAAGTTAAAATGCTTATACAAAATATAGATGAAAAAGCTTTAAAAGGATTAAAAGAAAAGTTGCTATCTTCAATGACTACAGAAGAAATTAAAAGAAATTTAAATGATTATATTTTAGGAGTGATGTAAATTGAAAAAAATAGAAGTGAAAATAAGAAACAAAGCTGGATTACATGCAAGACCATCAGCTCTTTTTGTTCAAACTGCAAATGAGTATTTATCAGATGTAATGATAAAAAGTGGAACTGAAGAAGTAAATGGGAAAAGTATTATGGGGCTAATGCTTTTAGCAGCTGAAAAAGGAAGAAAAATAGAGATAACTGCAGATGGAGAAGATGAAGAAAAAGTTTTAGAAGCTTTAAAAAAATTAGTAGAAGAGGATAAATTTGGGGAAGAATAGAGGGGTTAAAAATGAAACTTTTACAAACTCAAAAATTAGAGCAAAAATTAATGATGACTCAGGATATGAGGTTATCATTAGAAATATTGCAAATGTCTGTATTAGAAATAGAAGAGCTCATTTCTAATGAAGAGCAGGAAAATCCACTTATAGAAGTTGAAAATGTAGAAGAATTAGACATTGATGCAGAAAATTCTGATAATGAGTTTGAAATAGAAGAATTATATAGAGATGATGATAAATATGAAGAGATAAAACATTCAAATGAACGTGATAAAATTAATATTATAGAAAAGACGTATAGTTTGGAAGAAACAGTTATGGATAAATATTATAGTGAAATTCAATCTATTTCAAATGAAGAAATAAAAAAAAATGGATACTATATTCTAGAAAATTTAGATGATAAAGGTTATTATAGAAGTAAAATTAATGATGAAATAGATGTAATAAGAAAAAAAATTATGCATATAGACGATTTTGGAATTGGGGCAAAAAATTTCGAAGAATTTTTAATTTTTCAAATTGAAAATGATTTTAAATTTGAGAATAGTGAGTTATTAAAAGAGATGATTGAAAGAAATTTTCAAGAAATTTTCAGAAAAAAGTATAAAGAATTAAAAAAAATATATAATATTGAAGATTTAATTTTAGAAAAAATTTATAAAGAACTAGAAAAATATAGACCATACCCAACTTTTGGATTATTTTGGAATAATAGCAATGAAAATATAATTATTCCTGAAGTTGTCGTAGAAAAAGAAAATGGAGTATATGAAGTATATTTAAAAGATAAAATGTTTCCAGATATAAAATTAAATAATGAGTATTATAAAGAATTGAGTAAGGATAAATCAGCTATACAATTTTTAAAAGAAAAGGCAATGAAAGTCAGAAATTTAAAAAGAAGTATTGAACAAAGAAATTTTACTTTATATAGAGTTTCGAAAGCTATTGTAGATAATCAAGAAATATTTTTTGAAAAAGGGATGAAATATTTAAAACCAATGACATTATCTGAAATAGGGAATGAATTAAATTTACATGAGTCAACTATTAGTAGAGTTGTAAATAATAAGTATATGAGTACTCCTAGAGGTGTATTTGAGTTAAAGTTCTTTTTCTCTGGAAAAGTAAAAACTGAAAATAGAGAGGATGTTTCTATTATTGGTGTTCAAGAAAGAATAAAAGAGATATTAGAATTTGAAGATAAAAAGAAACCTTTTAATGATGGTGAAATAAGCCAAGTGTTAAGTCAAGAAGGGATAAATGTTTCTTCTAGAACTGTAAAAAATTATAGGGAAAATTTGGGGATTTTACCTGGATATTTAAGGAAGGGGCTTTGAATTTTGAAAATAGTATATGCAGATAAGTTAGGATTTTGTTTTGGAGTGAATGAAGCATTAACAAAAATAGATACAGTTATAGAAAAAGAAAAAGGTAAAAATATATTTATGCTTGGAATGATTGTGCACAATAAAACAGTAATTGATGATTTGTTAGAAAAAGGGATAAAAATTATAAATAACAATAATAATATAGAAAATTTAAATTCAAATGATATTGTGATAATAAGAGCACATGGAGTTTCGAAAGAAATATATAAGCTTTTAGATGAAAAACGAGTTAAATATTATGATGCTACTTGTATTTTTGTTAAACGTTCTAGAGAAATACTTGTAAAAAAAGAAAAAGAGGGATATCAAATTATTTTTATAGGAGATAGAGATCATCCAGAAGTAAAAGGAATAGTTAGTTTTGGGAAAAATGTAATAATATATAA is a window from the Haliovirga abyssi genome containing:
- a CDS encoding HPr family phosphocarrier protein codes for the protein MKKIEVKIRNKAGLHARPSALFVQTANEYLSDVMIKSGTEEVNGKSIMGLMLLAAEKGRKIEITADGEDEEKVLEALKKLVEEDKFGEE
- the rpoN gene encoding RNA polymerase factor sigma-54, which gives rise to MKLLQTQKLEQKLMMTQDMRLSLEILQMSVLEIEELISNEEQENPLIEVENVEELDIDAENSDNEFEIEELYRDDDKYEEIKHSNERDKINIIEKTYSLEETVMDKYYSEIQSISNEEIKKNGYYILENLDDKGYYRSKINDEIDVIRKKIMHIDDFGIGAKNFEEFLIFQIENDFKFENSELLKEMIERNFQEIFRKKYKELKKIYNIEDLILEKIYKELEKYRPYPTFGLFWNNSNENIIIPEVVVEKENGVYEVYLKDKMFPDIKLNNEYYKELSKDKSAIQFLKEKAMKVRNLKRSIEQRNFTLYRVSKAIVDNQEIFFEKGMKYLKPMTLSEIGNELNLHESTISRVVNNKYMSTPRGVFELKFFFSGKVKTENREDVSIIGVQERIKEILEFEDKKKPFNDGEISQVLSQEGINVSSRTVKNYRENLGILPGYLRKGL
- the ispH gene encoding 4-hydroxy-3-methylbut-2-enyl diphosphate reductase, which codes for MKIVYADKLGFCFGVNEALTKIDTVIEKEKGKNIFMLGMIVHNKTVIDDLLEKGIKIINNNNNIENLNSNDIVIIRAHGVSKEIYKLLDEKRVKYYDATCIFVKRSREILVKKEKEGYQIIFIGDRDHPEVKGIVSFGKNVIIYKDFEDMKNNIKELNKKYFIIAQTTLNKNMYLDIIEYRKKYLLNSEIADTVCGATYERQKAVEKLAKIVDIVIIVGGHNSSNTKKLYNVSKNINKSSYHIERIEEIKKEWFENCETVGITAGASTPEKVIKQVEKYIKEAI